The DNA region AGGTCCTCTGGAGGATCTGCAATGGAGACAGGAACCAGCTCCAGGTGGGCTGGGGCTTCCCTCTGGGCAGAGGATCCAgcccaggagactgaggtggtGGGAGGCAGAATCACGTGCTGGGTCCCCACACTGACTGCCCAGTGGTCTAGCAGGACAAAAGCCTGGTGCCAGGGCCCTGGGGTTCTAGGCCCCCCAGAGCTCTGGGACCCTGTCATGGCCCCTgccctcctctgctccctcccaGGGACCTTCTGGTCTCACTCACACTGCACAGAGAGGTCCAGGGTGCCCTGTTGGGAGCCCAGCCTGTTCTCTGCTCGGCAGGTGTAGAGCCCCGAATCTCCAGGCTTCACCACAGGCAGCTGCAGCTCCAGGGTTCTGGGGCCCAAGGGGCAAGACCAGGAGAGGACTCTGTCCTCCAGGACCCAGCTCAGAGTGGCCGGGGGATGGCTGTCAGCAGCACAGAGGAGCCGCAGGAACTGGCCTTTCTGGACTTCCAGATGCGAGAATTCTCCCTGGGCCACTGAGGCTGGAGAGGGACAGACAGAGACATAGACATAGACAGAGCTGAGCCTGGCCTAGGGTTCTGATGCCCTGGGCCTCTGTCTTTCAAAGCCGCTTTGTCCAGTTAAGATCACACACCATACAATGGCACTGACAGACCACGGCAGGTCAACAGTCCCATGGCTCTTATGTGTTCAGATCTGGGTCACCACAATGTTAGCTCATTCCTGCCACACCAAGAGgaaacccccaccccagcccttgcCCAGCCCTTCCATCCCCAGCCTAAATACACAAACCCACTGTCTCTGGATTTGCCTTCGCAGGGTGTTACATATCCACAGAATCCTATGTGTGTGGTGGACTGTGTCTGGCTGGCTTCTCTCCCTCAGCGCCATGTCTCCAGGGTCATCATGTACAGTGCCTGCCAGAGCTTGGCTCTCCTTTAGGGCTGAATTATATCCCACCATCTGAATCCACCACATTTTTTGCATCCATCCATCAGTTGATTGACAACTGGGTTGTTCCTTGATTTCTCTGAGGCTGTGGTCCTTGTCCACATTAACCACCCAATACCCGTGAGTCTGTTTACTGTTGAAGTATCCAAATCCAATTATCAGCCCTCCAAGGCCCTGGGGGGCTgatctccacctcctcctctctggccccCAGGCTGATATACAACTCCTGAGGAGAAGGGGCTGTTGAAACTCCCTCCCACAGTGACACCCAGCAACTGTTCCTCTTGTAAGCTCCAGGACCCCAGCTTCTGAAAGCCACTCAGGGCTCAGGGTCTGCGTCCCCCAGGTCCAGCTCAGCCTGGctggggggttgctatgggtgaCACACACCAGGCGCAGGCTTTGGCCCTCCAGGGTTGGGAAGAATGTGCCATTCCTGATGACTTCCATGActagggaagggaagaggcagaACTGACCTGTGGCCCCCTAACTTGGCCCGCAACTGGGCACCCAGAGGCCCTGCTTCCTCTCTGCCCTTCCTACCTGTCCTATTTTCTTGGGAAACCATCACCCTCAGGTCCTCCGGAGGATCTGCAATGGAGACAGGAACCAGCTCCAGATGGGCTGGGGCTTCCCTCTGGGCAGAGGATCCAGCCCAGGGCACTGAGGTGGTGGGAGGCAGAATCACGTGCTGGGTCCCCACACTGACTGCCCAGTGGTCTAGCAGGACAAAAGCCTGGTGCCAGGGTCCTGGGGTTCTAGGCCCCCCAGAGCTCTGGGACCCTGTCATgtctcctgtcccctcctccactcccctcccagaCCCAGGACCTTCTGGACACACTCACACTGCACAGAGAGGTCCAGGGTGCCCTGTTGGGAGCCCAGCCTGTTCTCTGCTCGGCAGGTGTAGAGCCCCGAATCTCCGGGCTTCACCACGGGCAGCTGCAGCTCCAGGGTTCTGGGGCCAAAAGGGGGGGACCAGGAGAGGACTCTGTCCTCCAGGACCCAGCTCAGAGTGGCCGGGGGATGGCTGTCAGCAGCACAGAGGAGCCGCAGGAACTGACCTTTCTGGACTTCCAGATGTGAGAATTTTCCCTGGGCCACTGAGGCTGGAGAGGGACAGACAGAGACATAGACATAGACAGAGCTGAGCCTGGCCTAGGGTTCTGATGCCCTGGGCCTCTGTCTTTCAAAGCCGCTTTGTCCAGTTAAGATCACACACCATACAATGGCACTGACAGACCACGGCAGGTCAACAGTCCCATGGCTCTTATGTGTTCAGATCTGGGTCACCACAATGCTAGCCCATTCCTGCCACACCAAGAGgaaacccccaccccagcccttgcCCAGCCCTTCCATCCCCAGCCTAAATACACAAACCCACTGTCTCTGGATTTGCCTTCGCAGGGTGTTACATATCCACAGAATCCCATGTGAGTGGTGGACTGTGTCTGGCTGGCTTCTCTCCCTCAGCGCCATGTTTCCAGGGTCATCATGAATAGTGCCTGCCAGAGCCTGGCTCTTCTTTATGCTGAGTTATATCCCACCAATTGAATCCACCACATTAGTGCACCCATCCATCAGTCGATTGACAACTGGGTTGTTCCTTGATTTCTCTGAGGCTGTGGTCCTTGTCCACATTAACCACCCAATAGCCGTGAGGCTGTTAACTGTTGAAGTATCCAAAATCCAATCATCAGCCCTCCAAGGCCCTGGGGGGCTgatctccacctcctcctctctgTCCCCCCAGGCTGATATACAACTCCTGAGGAGAAGGGGCTGTTGAGACTCCCTCCCACAGTGACACCCAGCAACTGTTCCTCTTGTAAGAGGGGAATTGAGTGCTGGTTTCTGGGGTGTTGTTCCagagctctttctttttcttctggtaaTGGGCTTGAAtgagcccctttattttttattttcagacacatTCTCCCTACGTTCCCCAggcagcctcaaacttgcaatcctcctgcctcagcctctgagctgctagGGTTATTGGCATGATCAGTGCACCAGGCTCCAGAGCTCTTCTACAGCAGCATTCCAGAGGGGTGTGGTGAGTTTCCTTCCTGATTTGGCTCCTAGACATAACACCTAGGGTCCCATTACCCATGGACTATCTCTGAAGCATCGAGTCTCTGCATGGAAATCCCCAGGAGCCAGTTACAAAGTTAGACCTCAGCCCTGCCCGGACCTCCTGAGGCAGCTGTGGAGAGTTCATAGGAGCTCCAGGCAGGGTGGGTACAGGTTCACGGGGACATGTTCCCAGAGGCATTATCAGGAAACTAACCCTCGTGCGCAGTCACGGTGGACTGGGCTAGTGAACTGTGGGACCACAGGTGAGGACACACAGTAATGACCACCACAGGCTACGTGGATGGACCTTGAGAACACGAGGTGGGGTCACATCAAGAGAGTCAAGACACTTAGGATCCTGCCGCGACACCCAGCCAAGTGGCACTTGTACAGGGACCCTCAGAGCAGCACAAAGGTGGAACCACCCTGGAGACGCTGAGCTGAAGCATGGTAAAGCCAGACACGGGAACGTTCTCCAGCCACGGGGAGGAGAGCAGTCCAGGCCCGGTTACAGGAAACCTTGTGGCCATGTGACAAGCCACACATAAGAGGGGTGCATTGTGTGACGGCCTTTAGTGGTAGGGTCCCCAAGAGGCAAAGCATAGTGATAAGGGACGACCAGGGGCTGCCAGGCCTGGAGGGGACAACCGGGAGTTTGGGCCAGGCACGGGGCTCTCTGTACCGAGTAGAGCGGGCTCTGGCCTTGGAGGGGCTGGTGCCGGCACCAATCGTGAGTGCACCAAAGGCCACCTCTATGTCACTCGAAGACGGTTGGCACTGTGTTGCAGGACTCTCACCTGCACGGAAGAGGCGAGGTCGGAGAGTGGCGCGTGTGTGTGCGTCCTGGTTACTTACACCACGGAAGGAAAAGAGGGCAAACTAAACCCTGTGGGAGATTCAGGTGTTTTGGGTAAAACTGTGAGGAAATACGGGGACAGCAGGAGGCAAGCAGTGGCCTGGGGTCCTCGAGGCAGAGGCGGGGGTGAACACGAGGCCTTTGGGGGCCTCCAGGGCCGTGTTCTCACCTACCCGGGTGGGCAGCGTCAGGGCGTTTGCGCTGTGAGCCTCCTTCTAACTGCACGTGGTGAAAGGAAGAGCTGAGGGTCCGTCCAGAGGGAGCCTCCCTGGGGTGGCTGCTGCCGGGCTCGGCTCCCTGCTGGCAGACACCTGTCCCCGCCCAGCCCCAGAGGGACACCCCGCCTACCTGGGTCACCTGCTCCAGAGATGCTGATGGTCAGGTTCTGAGGAGCATCTGGACAGAGAGACTCCATGAGGGCCACATGCACAGCTGGCCTGCGCTCCTCCCCAGGAGCCAtggaaatgaaagaggaagcagCACCCAGGTGGCCAGTGTCCTCCCTGTGTCCCCTGCAGGCCCGTGGCCTTCAGGACCCAGGCTCAGCAGCCTCTCTCAGTCTGTCCCAGCTGCTCTGACTCTCCACAGCTGTGACCCAGCCACTTCCCAGAGGTGCCCCCTCCTGGCCCCGTTGCCTTGTGGTTAGGGTTTCCCACACCAACACAGGGGGACACAGACATTCAGACCTCggcaccctccccaccctccgCCCCCACACAATAGCCCAGTGCCCTGGCACAGCACTCACAGGACACGCTGAGCTGCACGGTTCTGTTTGAAGACACGCCAGCCCTGGGGAAGGTCACTCGGCAGGAGAGGTAGGTGCCATGGTCCTCGGGGTGGGGCGTGAGCAGGATCTCAGAGGTGGAGGGCTCCAGGCCTGACCCCGCTGCTCTCAgagcagccccagcccaggtgatACGGGGGGCCGTGGGCCAGTCACAGGCGCAAGGCATGGAGCATGTCACGTGGCTGACGTGGCCCGACTGCAGGGGCCCCTGGATGTGGATGTCTGGGGTTTGGGTCAActctggggaggagagagggacagaCTAGATCCAAGAGGGGATGCGTGTGTGCCTCTGAGACAGACACCCCAATCCTGAACCACCAGTGGCAGCTCCACTGCCCCCTCAAGACCAGGGTCTCCCCTGGACCCTGGCGACCCTCCCTACCCACGTGTGCTGTTGGTTCCTGGGCACTTGTCCTCACCTGTGACAGTCAGGGTGAGCAGGTTACTTTCGTAAGTGTGATTCTCATCTCCTTGCTCTAGATGAAAATAGTATGTTCCGCTGTCATCCTTCCGGACCTCGGAGATGCTCAGGGAGCAGTTGTTAGCCTGGGGGTCTCCGAGGAGCCGGAAATGAAGTTTGTTCTTCACTTTTGCTTTCTTGTCTGGGTTGTTTGTGGCCACGAGATCATTGTCTTTTGCATCAGGTTTGAAATTCTTCTGTGTCTTGTACCAGGAGCCATAGGTAGGTGTGGAGTGGTTCCAGCCAGCCTCGGGGTAGGAGAAGGAGCAGGACACAAGCACACACAGACCCTCCTGCACTGTCACCGCCTCCTGCATCTGCAGCCAGTAAGACTGATTCTTCTGCAGGGACCCTGGGGGACACAGAGGCTCAGCTGCAGTCCCAGCCCACACTTGTGATCCCTGGTCCTCAGCCCACTCACCTGTCCCCAACTGAAGCAGCAGCAGGGCCAGGAGCAGCATCTTGGGGCTCAGGGGACGGTCCTGTCCTGGGATCCTCTGGCCTCTGGCTCTGCCTCTCTGAGAGGGCATCCTCAGGAGGCCAGGGGGAGGGCAACTGACCACCACAGTAGAGGAACCTCAGCAATAAGTGCCCTAGTTTCATGGTCTCCTTTTCATAAAAGTGGGCTGAAGGGCAGGAGGCCTGAGCGCCTTGCCTCAAGTGGGAAGGACCCGTCCAGCCTCTGCCTCAGGGCAGGAGTCCCTGCCTCACAGGGGAACCCTGTGTGGTGGCCCCAGGGACAGCGATGGGGGCTGCCTCACTCCCACACTCCCTCACTGCCCAGGCGAACCTCTGCTCCATGCAGGCAAAGAGCAGAGCATGACCCCCAAATCCTGCCATAGGGCTCCCCTTCGCTGACTCCAACCTGGGTCCCCATCTTGCATGCTCCCCAAGGGCCCTGGCTCCCCTGCGTACTCAGGGATATTTTGGGGTGCCGCTGCTTTGGGTTTGCTCTGAGTTTGGGAGGTGccagggtggaacccagggcccatTTGTGCCAGGCAGGCGCCCCACGCTGAGCCAccctcccagcccagggcttGTGCCTTTGCTTTGGGCACTGGAGCGCTTCAGGATCCTCCCTCCACGTGGCTTCAGGGCACGACCACTGCCCACCCCTCCAAACTTCCCTTCACCTCTTCTGCTGAGGAGCTGGAGCTCCCCAGTGACAGGAGGCTTTAGCAGCTTTCCCTTCCCAGAACTTTCTAGGGGCCCAGCTGTGCCACCTCAGGGATGGAGGGAGCTGCCCCAGTCTGTGTCAGCAGGAATGTACCCGTGTCCACCCCTGTCAAGGCCCACAAGTTACCCAGGTTGTGGTTCCTCTCAGAGCGGAGATGCCTCATACCAACGTTCCCAAGGTTGCCAGGGTGACGTTTGTCCCAGTGGATCCTGGCTACTTCCGGTGCACTGTGTCCACGGCTCATGGGGCTCTGAAATTCATCTTCCACAGCCTGGATGGCTTGTCATGGCCAAGACTGGACTGCACAATCGGAACCCAAGGCCTCTCCCTCCCTAGTCTCACTCTAttgattcctttttttgttttgttttgttgttgttggtggtgggggtttccagggattgaacccaggcgtgcttaagcactgagccacatccccagccctattttgtgttttatttagagacagggtctcactgagttgcttagtgcatcgcTGTTGCTGACgctgttgctggctttgaactcatgatcctccagcctcagcctcccaagccactgggattacagatgtgtgccaccatgcccgtcttgcttcttattttttatttagagacagggtcttgctaacttacttaggtccttgctaagctgctgaggctggctttgaacacatgatcctcctgcctcagcctcctgagccgctgggattacaggtgggtatCACCCATGCCCGGCCTTCCACTGAACCTTGGGGGTTTGGTGGAGGAAGATAGGGTAGGCTGAATGCACTTCTCACACCTTCTCAAGGGCCTGTGATTTGTCGTTCCTGTGTGACCTTGATCAGCTGGCTGAGGTCATGTGTTCAGACTCCTCCTCTGTAaagctccctctctcccccttgtCATACTGACCTCTCTGGAAGGAGGTCACTGTGTGCAGCCCCCCCTTAAGGGATGGGGAGTCATGCCACTCCTCCTTGAGGAATATAACATACAATTTGCCATCTCAAAATTTTGAAACGTACAGTTCTCTGGCTCTAAGCACTGCTACCTAGTTGCAGAACTTCCTATCACCCCTAAAGAAAACCTAGTGCTTGTTAAGTGGCCACGTCTCCTCCCAACAGGCAACAAAAATCCATTTCTGTCTCTAGAGTTATGATTTACCTAATCCTGACATTTCACATGAGTGGAATTATGTCATATTTGTCTGACTTCCTCCACTTAATACAGTGCTTTCCAGTTTTATAATATTCTAGCATGTATCAAATgtcattccatttaaaaaatttttttaatttgtcctaattagttatacacagCCGaaggcattttgacacatcatacataaatggggtgtaagttctcattcttctggctgtacatatgtagagttacacaggtcatgtaatcatatatgcacatagggtaatgatgtctgattcattctactatcattcctgccgccatgccccctcctctcccttcactcccctctgtctggTCTAGAGTACCTCTATCtccctcccttattgtgaattggcatctgaatatcagacaaaacatttgacctttgatttttcgGGATTGGCTTACTGTGCTTGTCATATCCAgtccacccatttactggcaaagccataatttcattcttctttaagactgagtaatattccattatgtacatataccacattttctttatccttcatCTGTTGCAGGACACCTGGGTGGGTtgcatagtttagctattgtgaattgagctgttatgagcattgatgtggccacgacactgtaatatgctgatattaagtctttggggtataaacctaggagtgggatgactgggtaaaatggtggttccattccaagttttctgaggaatctccatactgctctccgtATGTTGTACCAATCTGCCATCCCAGCAGCAACGTAGGAGCAGACCTTTTTTGCCACattcttgtcaacatttattgttgtttgtaatcttgataactgccattctgactggaatgagatggaatctcagtgtagttttggtttgcatttctctaattgctagagattgtgaacatttttttcatatatttgttgatcaatcgtatttcttctgtgaagtgtctgttcagttccttatcccgtttattgattgggttatttgtgggtttggcgttaagttttttgagttctttacatatcctggagattagtgctctatctgaggtgtgtgttGTGGGAAGCCACTCCAAGAGCACGCACCTTTACGTCCTGATGCACCAcggggatctgaaagatcacttAGTCTGGCGCCTAGTGCCGTGACTCGTGACTCAGTCTTTTCCCTCACTCAGATAATAAGGTGTGGCCCTGGGAGTGGCCCTAGGAGTCGGCGGCACACAGAGGGGTTGAGCTGCACTCACCTGTTcccttgtaatcctaccccttgcctcatttgagtGGCTTCTCCCCAATGAGAGGGTTCAGCCCgtgctcccctctctctctctctctctctctctctctctctctctctttccatggacccctaaggtcggaggagccgtcacaggacccaaagaaaaaggtatttctctgtctgtGTGATGATTTCATGCAGCCCGggtcacctggagtgaccctgagtgttcgAGTTGTGGAACGTGACagcgtgtggtaaagattttctccccttctgtaggctctctcttcaccttacTGTTTCCattgctgagaagaagccttatagtttgattccatcccatttattgactcttgattttacttcttgtgctttaggagtcttgttaaggaagtcagttcctaagctgaagaggtgaagatttgggcctgctttgtCTTCTATTGGCACAAGGTCTCTAAAAATATGGAACGTGCCATTCTTGCGCCAGGGCCATGCTAATCTCTGTGTGGTTCCAGTTTTGACATACGTGCTGCTGAAACAagcacttcattcctttttatggctgaataatattccatcctATAGATAGAAtgttgatgacttttttttttatctgtttggtttgtggtgctggaaatATAACTGAGGGACctcccacatgctgggcaagcaccctATGAGTGAGATAAAAGCCCAGGCTCCAGGGTATTTCTTATTGACTTCTTAATGTCCCATCCCTTAAAGTTGAAGAGTCTTGGAGGTAGGCAGTGCAGACCCTCAGATGGTGCCCAGGTGAGGGATAAGGTGAGGAGGGGCCAAGCAGCTATctgggggtggaggaggtggagctGAGGTACCAATCACCGGCCTCCACATGGACTCTATTATCCCAACAGACTTtacttaaaaaacacaaaatctaagataaaattattaagagTTTCAAGTTGGTAACCTCAGAGCTTTCAACCCCACTCCTGAAGCTCTTCTGAGTGCCAGCCCCTGAGAGGCTGCCAAGCTTCTCGCTGGGCAGCCTGAGCTGGGTGTGCAAGATGGAGGGGGGCCAGTGGCCAGGGGCAACATGCAGGGCGGAGGCCTGGTGGGTGCTGGGTATGCAGAGGTGAGCCCTCTGCAACAGGACTTGTTCTCCTCTCTGCCTGTGTGAGTGAATGAAGCCCCCATCACCCCACAGGGGGCCACTACTGGCTGTTTCCCCTGCCAGCCCCACTCTCAGGACCTCTTGCCCCGGGGCTGAGCCAGAATAGGTCCTGCATGCCTGAGCCCAGTCCTTCCTGGTGCCAACAACTCTGAAACAGGAAGTCAGAAGAGAGGATCTTTCAGGCACTGATTTGCATGAAGATGGGCTCATGGCATGCTGCCCAGTTCCCTTTGCCTGCCTGGCCTCTGAAATGCTGCGTGGGCCCTGAGGGCTTCCGGGCTTGTGCTAAGGCCTGCCCATTGGCACCACCCATTCTTGTGCACCTGAGAAACttatgtgactccatttttaaaaatgaataaataacagccacttctacctcaaggcctgtcctaaggaagggggtgtgacccttgtcctttgAAAAATCCACAGAGCaatcctaagcacatacccaccctgctgagttgtttgtctgtaaataacaggagaggtctgaggcgccaggtgtccctgactcagttaggctaggtgaggacccatagcaaccccctagcaacctccaatcagcatgagacagggaaatacctgggatgccagatgaccccctagtagtttatggtggttgataacatgttgggaaaccatgtagtttagcagtacacccctcatggcctaaaccaatcagttcaaaagaatccccctcttgtactaaccaatcaccctaccaacttgttcccgccagtgaatgtgctaatcaatgttaagagttattgtttgattttcccgaaatatggaatgatttgctgtgtgatgttgtgacgcatagagtatcccccaaaacctataaaatctcactgaacaaaggatgGGGGCTCACTCCATGGGACCGCTGGGTCGGGAACGGTTGTGattccaggctcgagcttgcaataaagactcttgtgtgattgcatcggattcggctcctggaggtctattggggtcacacgaatctggcataacacaTCTTGTCACATTTGCTGTTTGACGGTGTCTTCAAGATGGCTATTGCTATGTCTGCTTGTCCTTCCCCACTACAAACTGGGCAAGGCCAGGAGGGTGCCTGCTCAGGTGCCCGTGCAATATGCAGGGCTGCTGCGGGAGGCGCTCTGCCTCCAGGCCCAGGGCACTGGACTCAGAGAGACCTGGCCAGGAACCCTGCTGACCACTCACAAGGTTGTGTTTGGAAATGGTTATTTAGCCCCATTTTCTCCAGCTGGTAACTGGGCCCATGAGTGTTCCCCGTGGATTCTGTGAAGGCTTGTAAAACGGGCACTGACCGAGCACCAGGTGCACGCGATCCCAGGCACTGAGGGAACCAGACTGGGTGGACGAGAGCAGGGCGCCCAGTCCGTCTCTGTGGGGTGAACAGAGGCGACTAAATGCTCATTTGGGGGTTGGCTTGGGGGTCCTCCTTGCTCTTTCCCAGCCCCATCATCCTCATTCGATCCCAACTCCTGCCCCACTTCAGGGTCCCAAGGATGCATCACATGGTCCCACCCCTGCTGAGGCCACACTGGCCGGGGGCGAGGAGctggagccccaggagctgcACTAGGCCCCCCTCAGCTTCAGGACAGAATACTCAGAGATGGAGATCTGCAAGTGACAGCCTCCAGGAGCACCCAGATGTCCTGGGGAGAGAGACATCAGGAACAATTGCTAGGTCAGCAGTTCTCCATGTGAACAGGACATGGCGCAGCAGAGGGGATGCCCCACCCTGGTGCTGGGCAGAACAGGAGCCCCAGTTTCAGTCCCATCACCCAACTTTGTGAGGAACCCAACTTTGAGGACTTTACTCCTCaccttcctcctctgtaaaatagaCCCAATGAACTAACTCACAGGACTGTCCTGGGCCATTAAGAACGAAATGCCTCAAGCCCCAAAGGACTGTGTCTTCACAGAGGCCATCGACCAGAACCCCCTCCCAGGGCAGTGCACTAGTGTGGAGCCCACCAGGTCTGTCACCCTGGCCCAGGTGGTTGCACCCTGCAGGATGCTGCAGCTTCCCAGTGCCCCCAGAGCTCCGTCGGGCTCTCCCTTGGGTTCCGATTGTGCAGTCCAGTCTTGGCCATGACAAGCCATCCAGGCTGTGGAAGATGAATTTCAGAGCCCCATGAGCCGTGGACACAGTGCACCGGAAGTAGCCAGGATCCACTGGGACAAACGTCACCCTGGCAACCTTGGGAACGTTGGTATGAGGCATCTCCGCTCTGAGAGGAACCACAACTTGGGTAACTTGTGGGCCTTGACAGGGGTGGACACGGGTACATTCCTGCTGACACAGACTGGGGCAGCTCCCTCCA from Marmota flaviventris isolate mMarFla1 chromosome 18, mMarFla1.hap1, whole genome shotgun sequence includes:
- the LOC139702780 gene encoding sialic acid-binding Ig-like lectin 11; the encoded protein is MLLLALLLLQLGTGSLQKNQSYWLQMQEAVTVQEGLCVLVSCSFSYPEAGWNHSTPTYGSWYKTQKNFKPDAKDNDLVATNNPDKKAKVKNKLHFRLLGDPQANNCSLSISEVRKDDSGTYYFHLEQGDENHTYESNLLTLTVTELTQTPDIHIQGPLQSGHVSHVTCSMPCACDWPTAPRITWAGAALRAAGSGLEPSTSEILLTPHPEDHGTYLSCRVTFPRAGVSSNRTVQLSVSYAPQNLTISISGAGDPASVAQGKFSHLEVQKGQFLRLLCAADSHPPATLSWVLEDRVLSWSPPFGPRTLELQLPVVKPGDSGLYTCRAENRLGSQQGTLDLSVQYPPEDLRVMVSQENRTASVAQGEFSHLEVQKGQFLRLLCAADSHPPATLSWVLEDRVLSWSCPLGPRTLELQLPVVKPGDSGLYTCRAENRLGSQQGTLDLSVQYPPEDLRVTVSQENRTVTEVIRNGTSFPVLEGQSLRLVCVTHSNPPARLSWTWGTQTLSPEWLSDAGVLDLPRVQTEHGGEFTCHARSPLGSQHLSLSLSVHYPPQLLGPSCSWEAQALLCSCSSRAWPAPALHWRLGEGLLEGNSSNASLRVTSSSAGPWANSSLSLHGALSSDLRLSCEAQNAQGTQSATILLLPGKPELRGVLLGTLGAAGGVALLSLCACLVFWLKTRRKKAASPTGTAQQDTPVDLGPVCGGPKDASWLDILSHGPTPAEATLAVGEEPEPQELHYDFCTFLELESREPKVQEATSRTEYSEMEICNDSLQEHPSVLGRETSGTIARTWSSRGREDAPPWCWAEREPQFQPHHQ